The Paraburkholderia sp. ZP32-5 genome includes a window with the following:
- the msrQ gene encoding protein-methionine-sulfoxide reductase heme-binding subunit MsrQ produces the protein MASDMQSATPRVNPARASSASARRPAGGARWVVPVKVAVFIAALYPLARIVLFGITDRLGANPIEFITRSTGLWTLVFLCITLAVTPLRRLTGIAAFVRFRRMLGLYTFFYAALHFTTYLWFDKWFDLAEILKDIGKRPFITVGFAAFVLLIALAVTSPRAMVRKLGRRWQTLHRAIYPIGALAILHFWWMKAGKHDLLLPKIYGAIMIALLGWRLIVWLRERSANARRR, from the coding sequence ATGGCTTCCGATATGCAATCGGCCACCCCGCGCGTGAATCCCGCGCGCGCTTCATCGGCGAGCGCGCGGCGGCCCGCCGGCGGCGCGCGTTGGGTCGTGCCGGTCAAAGTGGCGGTATTCATCGCGGCGCTGTATCCGCTCGCGCGCATCGTGCTGTTCGGCATCACCGACCGGCTCGGCGCGAATCCGATCGAGTTCATCACGCGCTCGACGGGCCTATGGACGCTCGTGTTCCTGTGCATCACGCTGGCCGTGACGCCGCTGCGCCGCCTCACCGGTATCGCGGCGTTCGTGCGGTTTCGGCGCATGCTCGGCCTCTATACGTTCTTCTATGCGGCGCTGCATTTCACCACTTATCTGTGGTTCGACAAGTGGTTCGATCTAGCGGAGATTCTGAAGGACATCGGCAAGCGGCCCTTCATCACCGTCGGCTTCGCGGCGTTCGTGCTGCTGATCGCACTTGCCGTCACGTCGCCGCGCGCGATGGTGCGCAAGCTTGGCCGCCGCTGGCAGACGCTGCATCGCGCGATCTATCCGATTGGTGCTCTCGCGATCCTGCATTTCTGGTGGATGAAGGCAGGCAAGCACGACCTGCTGCTGCCAAAGATCTACGGCGCGATCATGATCGCGTTGCTCGGATGGCGCCTGATCGTATGGTTGCGCGAACGGAGTGCGAACGCGCGTCGACGATGA
- the msrP gene encoding protein-methionine-sulfoxide reductase catalytic subunit MsrP, whose translation MWIKRSDRIQLIGDDIARSEITPQHVFENRRRILQAAGAMALGSLIGVSGEALAAYTSPDPKAQKLAAKTNAKFVALDKITPYKDITTYNNFYEFGTDKADPAQNAGTLRPRPWKVSVEGEIKNPKVYDIDELLKLAPLEERVYRLRCVEGWSMVIPWIGVSLSELIKRAEPTGNAKYVQFITLADPSQMPGLSTPVLDWPYSEGLRMDEAMHPLTLLTMGLYGQVLPNQNGAPVRVVVPWKYGFKSAKSLVKIRFVEKQPPTSWNTYAANEYGFYSNVNPNVDHPRWSQATERRIGEDGFFTPKRKTLMFNGYGDQVASLYQGMDLKKNF comes from the coding sequence ATGTGGATCAAGCGAAGCGACAGAATTCAACTGATCGGCGATGACATTGCGCGCAGCGAAATCACGCCGCAGCACGTTTTCGAGAACCGCCGGCGCATCCTGCAGGCGGCCGGCGCGATGGCGCTCGGCAGCCTGATCGGTGTGAGCGGCGAGGCACTGGCGGCTTATACGTCGCCGGACCCGAAGGCGCAGAAGCTGGCGGCGAAAACGAACGCGAAGTTCGTCGCGCTGGACAAGATCACGCCGTACAAGGACATCACGACCTACAACAACTTCTACGAGTTCGGCACCGACAAAGCCGACCCCGCGCAGAACGCCGGCACGCTGCGGCCGCGCCCGTGGAAGGTGAGTGTCGAAGGCGAGATCAAGAACCCGAAGGTGTATGACATCGACGAACTGCTGAAGCTCGCGCCGCTCGAAGAGCGCGTGTACCGGCTGCGCTGCGTCGAAGGATGGTCGATGGTGATCCCGTGGATCGGCGTGTCGCTGTCCGAGCTGATCAAGCGCGCTGAGCCGACCGGCAACGCGAAGTACGTGCAGTTCATCACGCTCGCCGATCCGTCGCAGATGCCCGGGCTATCGACGCCGGTGCTCGACTGGCCCTATTCCGAAGGCCTGCGGATGGACGAAGCGATGCATCCGCTGACGCTGCTGACGATGGGCCTCTACGGCCAGGTGCTGCCGAACCAGAATGGCGCGCCGGTGCGCGTCGTGGTGCCGTGGAAGTACGGCTTCAAGAGTGCGAAGTCGCTGGTGAAAATCCGCTTCGTCGAAAAGCAGCCGCCGACCAGCTGGAACACCTATGCGGCGAACGAATACGGCTTCTACTCGAACGTGAATCCGAACGTCGATCATCCGCGCTGGAGCCAGGCAACCGAGCGGCGCATCGGCGAAGACGGTTTCTTCACGCCGAAGCGCAAGACGCTGATGTTCAATGGCTATGGTGACCAGGTTGCGTCGCTGTACCAGGGCATGGACCTGAAGAAGAACTTCTGA
- the ccsB gene encoding c-type cytochrome biogenesis protein CcsB: MDLTQVSSSPSPSSPARRTDKAFAGGMPELLPYDERPFLKRLGIVDWVFALLLVGGAGFALARYYPFMNYYDKLVLVCAVPVFVTLGWRWKPVRPLMVGIAALSLLAIQIYHGDLSRADNAFFLKYFLSSQSAILWMSALFVFATGFYWIALLSRSPTGAAIGSKMTWAAVLMGFVGLMVRWYESYLIGADVGHIPISNLYEVFVLFSLITALFYLYYEQHYNTRALGAFVLLVIAAAVGFLMWYSVARDAQQIQPLVPALQSWWMKIHVPANFIGYGSFALSAMVGVAYLAKERGVLADRLPALEVLDDVMYKSIAVGFAFFTIATILGALWAAEAWGGYWSWDPKETWALIVWLNYAAWLHMRLMKGLRGAVAAWWALTGLLVTTFAFLGVNMFLSGLHSYGKL, translated from the coding sequence ATGGACTTGACTCAGGTTTCCTCATCCCCTTCGCCTTCTTCGCCTGCCCGGCGTACCGACAAGGCATTCGCGGGCGGCATGCCCGAACTTCTGCCCTACGACGAACGGCCGTTTCTGAAACGGCTCGGCATCGTCGACTGGGTGTTCGCCCTGCTGCTCGTGGGGGGCGCCGGGTTCGCGCTGGCGCGCTACTACCCGTTCATGAACTACTACGACAAGCTGGTACTGGTGTGCGCGGTACCGGTTTTCGTCACGCTCGGCTGGCGCTGGAAGCCTGTGCGCCCGCTGATGGTGGGCATCGCCGCACTGTCGCTGCTGGCGATCCAGATCTACCACGGCGATCTGAGCCGTGCCGACAACGCGTTCTTCCTCAAATACTTCCTGTCCAGTCAGTCCGCGATCCTGTGGATGAGCGCGCTGTTCGTATTCGCGACCGGGTTCTACTGGATCGCGCTGCTGTCGCGTTCGCCGACTGGCGCCGCGATCGGTTCGAAGATGACGTGGGCCGCGGTGCTGATGGGCTTCGTCGGCCTGATGGTGCGCTGGTACGAGTCGTACCTGATCGGCGCCGATGTCGGCCATATTCCGATCTCGAATCTGTATGAAGTGTTCGTGCTGTTCAGCCTGATCACCGCGCTGTTCTATCTGTACTACGAGCAGCACTACAACACGCGCGCGCTCGGCGCGTTCGTGCTGCTGGTGATCGCCGCGGCCGTCGGCTTCCTGATGTGGTACTCGGTCGCGCGCGATGCGCAGCAGATCCAGCCGCTGGTGCCGGCGCTGCAAAGCTGGTGGATGAAGATCCACGTGCCAGCGAACTTCATCGGCTATGGCAGCTTTGCGTTGTCCGCGATGGTTGGCGTTGCGTATCTGGCGAAGGAGCGCGGCGTGCTGGCGGACCGCCTGCCCGCGCTCGAAGTGCTCGACGATGTGATGTACAAATCGATCGCGGTGGGTTTCGCGTTCTTCACGATCGCGACGATTCTCGGCGCGCTGTGGGCCGCCGAAGCGTGGGGCGGCTACTGGAGCTGGGACCCGAAGGAAACCTGGGCGCTGATCGTGTGGCTGAATTACGCGGCCTGGCTGCATATGCGTCTGATGAAGGGGCTGCGCGGCGCAGTGGCCGCATGGTGGGCACTGACCGGCCTGCTGGTTACCACCTTCGCGTTCCTTGGCGTGAACATGTTCCTGTCGGGCTTGCATAGTTACGGCAAGCTGTAA
- a CDS encoding cytochrome c biogenesis protein ResB: MSVTTSGLQSKSSNRVTRSTIELLSSMRFAIALLVILSIASVIGTVLTQDDPYPNYVNQFGPFWADIFRALSLYTVYSSWWFMLILGFLMVSVSLCVIRNAPKMLADVKSWKDKVREGSLRAFHHKGEFAVHATRPQTAALLAKLSAKLGYKFVTRESEGATLIAAKRGALTKFGYISAHLAIVVICLGGLLDSNLPIKLQMWLFDKSPINSNTVISEISPDHRLSQSNPTFRGYAWVPEGQHVSTAILNQPNGSMIQDLPFSIELKKFIVDYYTTGMPKLFASDIVVIDHKTGARVPARVEVNKPFEYDGVSIFQSSFQDGGSQMQMSAYPMSGPSAKPAPFGGTIGGNAPLSSATPLADGQTVEFTDFRAINVENISNGKGQNDTRGVAAQHSLKEAFDERLGSGAKTSNPLDLHNVGPSVQYKIRGKDGQAREYNNYMLPVDVNGEKMFLAGMRVNPDDPFRYLRIPADSGGTVKEWMNLRATLEDPAMRATAAHQFALRSVPGSNPELQQHLEESASRVLTLFAGADNGMKMPNGETPGGFQAIAGFIDHSVPKGEQEKAAALLLRMLEGVTWDLWQLSRQQLGEPAAPANPDASRFIQSSLNAISDSFLYGSPVYLQLDSFKQVQASVFQLTRAPGKKVVYLGSLLLVLGIFSMFYVRERRLWFWLKDTDHGTNVVMAMSSARKTLDFEKEFLQTREAVGTALGAKLIDAADATPVRAGASSASSQDSTR, encoded by the coding sequence ATGAGCGTCACCACGTCGGGTCTGCAGTCGAAGTCGAGCAATCGCGTCACGCGCAGCACCATCGAGCTTCTGAGCTCGATGCGTTTCGCTATCGCGCTGCTCGTGATTCTGTCGATCGCCAGCGTCATCGGTACCGTCCTGACCCAGGACGATCCCTATCCCAACTACGTCAATCAGTTCGGCCCGTTCTGGGCGGACATCTTCCGCGCGCTGAGTCTGTACACGGTGTACAGCTCGTGGTGGTTCATGCTGATCCTCGGCTTTCTGATGGTGTCGGTGTCGCTGTGCGTGATCCGCAATGCGCCGAAGATGCTGGCCGATGTGAAGAGCTGGAAGGACAAGGTCCGCGAAGGCAGCCTGCGCGCGTTCCATCACAAAGGTGAATTCGCGGTGCACGCCACGCGCCCGCAGACGGCCGCGCTGCTCGCGAAACTGTCGGCGAAGCTCGGCTACAAATTCGTTACGCGCGAGTCGGAAGGCGCGACGCTGATCGCCGCGAAGCGCGGCGCGCTGACCAAGTTCGGCTACATCTCCGCGCACCTCGCGATCGTCGTGATCTGCTTGGGCGGCCTGCTCGACAGCAACTTGCCGATCAAGCTGCAGATGTGGCTGTTCGACAAATCGCCGATCAACTCGAACACGGTGATCAGCGAGATTTCGCCCGACCATCGTCTGTCGCAATCGAACCCGACGTTCCGCGGTTACGCGTGGGTGCCCGAAGGCCAGCACGTATCGACCGCGATCCTGAACCAGCCGAACGGCTCGATGATCCAGGATCTGCCGTTTTCGATCGAGCTGAAGAAGTTCATCGTCGATTACTACACGACCGGCATGCCGAAGCTGTTCGCGAGCGACATCGTCGTGATCGATCACAAGACGGGCGCGCGCGTGCCGGCGCGCGTCGAGGTCAACAAGCCGTTCGAATACGACGGCGTGTCGATCTTCCAGTCGAGCTTCCAGGACGGCGGCTCGCAGATGCAGATGAGCGCGTACCCGATGTCCGGTCCGAGCGCGAAGCCCGCGCCGTTCGGCGGCACGATCGGCGGCAACGCGCCGTTGAGTTCAGCCACGCCGCTTGCCGACGGCCAAACCGTCGAATTTACCGATTTCCGCGCGATCAACGTCGAAAACATCTCGAACGGCAAAGGCCAGAACGATACCCGCGGTGTCGCCGCGCAGCACTCGTTGAAGGAAGCGTTCGACGAGCGTCTCGGCTCCGGCGCGAAAACTTCGAACCCGCTCGATCTGCACAATGTCGGTCCGTCGGTGCAATACAAGATTCGCGGCAAGGACGGCCAGGCGCGCGAATACAACAACTACATGCTGCCGGTCGACGTCAACGGCGAAAAGATGTTCCTCGCCGGCATGCGCGTGAACCCCGACGACCCGTTCCGTTACCTGCGCATTCCCGCCGACAGCGGTGGCACAGTCAAAGAATGGATGAACCTGCGCGCGACGCTCGAAGATCCGGCGATGCGCGCAACGGCGGCGCATCAGTTCGCGCTGCGCTCGGTGCCCGGCTCGAATCCCGAGTTGCAGCAGCATCTCGAGGAAAGCGCGTCGCGAGTCCTGACCCTCTTTGCGGGCGCCGACAACGGCATGAAGATGCCGAACGGCGAAACGCCCGGGGGCTTCCAGGCGATCGCCGGTTTTATCGATCATTCGGTGCCCAAGGGCGAGCAGGAAAAGGCCGCGGCCCTGCTGCTGCGCATGCTGGAAGGCGTGACGTGGGATCTGTGGCAACTGTCGCGCCAGCAGCTTGGCGAGCCTGCCGCGCCGGCCAATCCGGACGCGAGCCGCTTCATCCAGAGTTCGCTGAACGCGATTTCCGACAGCTTTCTGTATGGATCGCCGGTTTATTTGCAGCTTGACTCCTTCAAGCAGGTGCAAGCTTCGGTATTTCAGTTGACGCGCGCGCCGGGCAAAAAAGTCGTGTATCTTGGCAGCTTGCTGCTGGTTTTAGGCATCTTTTCGATGTTCTACGTCCGCGAGCGCCGCCTGTGGTTCTGGCTCAAGGATACCGACCACGGCACGAACGTCGTGATGGCGATGTCGAGCGCGCGCAAGACGCTCGACTTCGAAAAAGAGTTCCTCCAGACACGCGAAGCCGTCGGCACCGCGCTTGGTGCGAAACTCATCGATGCCGCCGATGCCACGCCCGTTCGGGCAGGCGCGTCGTCCGCAAGCTCACAGGATTCGACCCGGTAA
- a CDS encoding c-type cytochrome, translating into MNRLCKTLMVLHVAAGLSGLAIQARAAEPAKPDINRGQAIAVQVCASCHGADGNSAGGAYPKLAGQHPEYLVKQLRDFKTQPGAKQPARNNAIMAGMAAALSDQDMINVAAYFSTQTPKPGYAHNKNTVALGQQIYRGGIADRGVPACASCHGPTGQGIPSQFPRLSGQWAEYTVAQLTAFTQGPGARNNNDAMHAIASRLSDNEIKAVADYIAGLH; encoded by the coding sequence ATGAATCGACTGTGCAAGACTCTGATGGTGCTTCATGTAGCGGCAGGTCTTTCAGGTTTGGCAATTCAGGCACGAGCAGCAGAACCGGCAAAGCCGGACATCAATCGGGGGCAGGCAATCGCGGTGCAGGTATGCGCGTCATGTCACGGGGCAGACGGCAACAGTGCCGGCGGCGCGTATCCGAAGCTGGCTGGCCAGCATCCGGAATATCTCGTCAAGCAGCTCAGAGATTTCAAGACTCAGCCAGGTGCCAAACAACCCGCGCGCAACAATGCGATCATGGCGGGCATGGCCGCCGCGCTTTCCGATCAGGACATGATCAACGTTGCGGCCTATTTCTCGACGCAGACGCCAAAGCCAGGCTACGCGCACAACAAGAACACCGTTGCGCTCGGTCAGCAGATCTATCGCGGCGGGATTGCGGATCGGGGCGTGCCGGCCTGTGCTAGCTGCCACGGGCCGACGGGGCAGGGCATCCCGTCGCAGTTTCCGCGGCTGTCGGGCCAGTGGGCCGAGTACACGGTCGCTCAGTTGACCGCGTTCACACAAGGTCCTGGTGCTCGTAACAACAACGACGCGATGCATGCGATAGCATCACGTCTGTCGGACAACGAGATCAAGGCGGTTGCCGATTACATCGCAGGTCTGCATTAA
- the yihA gene encoding ribosome biogenesis GTP-binding protein YihA/YsxC codes for MPFLLHESRFSITVNHLRDLPATAQPEIAFAGRSNAGKSTAINLLCNQKRLAFASKTPGRTQHINYFSVGKADEPTAYLVDLPGYGYAEVPAAAKAHWEALLSTYLQSRSQLRGMILMMDSRRPLTELDRRMIEWFAPTGKPIHTLLTKCDKLTRQESVNALRATQKGLAEYRAAGYRGELTAQLFSALKRTGLDEAHELIESWLIPKAADATDQA; via the coding sequence ATGCCCTTCCTGCTCCACGAATCCCGCTTTTCCATCACCGTCAATCACCTGCGCGACTTGCCGGCCACCGCGCAACCCGAGATCGCATTCGCGGGGCGTTCGAACGCGGGCAAGTCGACCGCGATCAACTTGCTCTGCAATCAGAAGCGCCTCGCGTTCGCCAGCAAGACGCCTGGCCGCACGCAGCACATCAACTATTTTTCGGTAGGCAAGGCGGACGAGCCGACCGCGTATCTTGTCGATCTGCCGGGTTACGGCTATGCGGAAGTGCCTGCGGCGGCAAAGGCTCACTGGGAAGCGCTGCTGTCCACGTATCTGCAATCGCGCTCGCAACTGCGCGGCATGATTCTGATGATGGATTCACGTCGCCCGCTGACTGAACTCGACCGGCGCATGATCGAGTGGTTCGCGCCGACCGGCAAGCCGATCCACACGCTGCTCACCAAATGCGACAAATTGACGCGCCAGGAAAGCGTGAACGCACTGCGCGCCACGCAGAAGGGACTGGCCGAATACCGCGCAGCGGGCTATCGCGGCGAACTGACTGCGCAGTTGTTCTCGGCGCTCAAGCGCACCGGGCTCGACGAGGCCCACGAACTGATCGAGAGCTGGCTGATCCCCAAAGCGGCGGATGCAACGGACCAAGCCTGA